In Aegilops tauschii subsp. strangulata cultivar AL8/78 chromosome 3, Aet v6.0, whole genome shotgun sequence, one genomic interval encodes:
- the LOC109787217 gene encoding potassium channel KAT2 isoform X2: MDNISNIFHNDLLPSLGARANQSIKLRKFIISPYDSRYRIWETFLLVLVVYSAWIYPFELAFLRHLSWKLFLVENIVNSFFAIDIILTFFLAYLDHKSYLLVDNPKRIAARYLSSWFILDVCSTIPYQPFGLLFNKHGNGLAYRTLNMLRLWRLRRLSALFARLEKDIRLNYYWIRTWIGAAIPNYRSESLWVRYVTAIYWSITTLTTTGYGDLHAENPREMSFCICFMLFNLGLTAYLIGNMTNLVVQGSCRTRNFRDTIHAASRFAARNQLPEQIRDEMLAHICLRYKTEGLKQKETLDSLPKAIRSSIACHLFLPVLEKIYLFDGVSFTCRLQLVTTMEAEYYPPRETIILQNETPTDVYILVSGAVEERIMIDGREKVEKLLSGGDIFGEIGVLCNIPQPLTFRTSRISQLLRLNTTVLKNIIQENKHDKEIIMNNLYQKMNSDQRFSTDTMEVCEETLDQHFGEYNGCFASNQVNINNESKAGETIRLACSEEHCKELNESDRHGTIHSTTEQGFFNTNIDFPDKGESMENHVATSQITDKRKADEHEHTSTDNCMTGYRGARDRFKIICKNTILGQTKITDKMLTCSVAGELQEITDTCTEAGSVVSERKRVTIHMHPQQNKSLAVPYAKVINLPESLDQLFGIAREKFPGYCHVKLFNQDFAEIDDITVIRDGDQLFLMEV, encoded by the exons ATGGATAATATTAGCAACATCTTCCACAATGACCTGCTCCCATCTCTAGGAGCAAGAGCAAACCAATCTATCAAGTTGAGAAAATTCATCATTTCTCCCTACGATTCCCGTTACAG GATCTGGGAAACGTTCTTGCTTGTGCTCGTTGTTTATTCAGCATGGATCTACCCGTTTGAGCTAGCATTTCTGAGACATCTCTCGTGGAAGCTTTTCCTAGTTGAGAACATTGTCAACAGCTTCTTCGCAATTGATATTATTCTCACCTTTTTTCTAGCGTATCTCGATCACAAGTCTTATCTTCTAGTGGATAATCCAAAAAGGATTGCAGCTAG ATATCTCTCTTCCTGGTTCATTCTTGACGTCTGTTCCACGATTCCATATCAACCGTTTGGGCTACTCTTTAACAAGCATGGAAATGGCCTTGCCTATAGGACACTTAACATGCTTCGATTATGGCGTCTCCGACGCCTCAGTGCTTTATTTGCCAG GCTTGAAAAGGATATCCGATTGAACTACTACTGGATAAG AACCTGGATAGGAGCAGCAATACCAAACTACAGATCAGAGAGTCTATGGGTTCGATATGTGACAGCAATTTATTGGTCTATTACAACACTCACAACAACTGGTTATGGCGATTTACATGCGGAGAATCCAAGAGAAATGTCATTTtgcatatgtttcatgctatttAACCTGGGATTGACGGCATACCTCATTGGTAACATGACAAACCTGGTTGTCCAGGGAAGTTGCCGTACCAGGAACTTT AGAGATACCATCCATGCTGCCTCTCGGTTTGCTGCAAGGAATCAGTTACCTGAACAAATTAGGGATGAAATGCTAGCTCATATCTGCCTGAGGTATAAGACAGAAGGGCTGAAACAGAAGGAAACATTGGATAGTCTCCCCAAGGCAATTCGTTCAAGCATAGCGTGCCATTTATTCCTCCCTGTCCTAGAAAAAATATATCTTTTCGATGGTGTTTCCTTTACTTGCAGGCTCCAATTG GTTACCACAATGGAAGCAGAGTACTACCCACCAAGAGAAACTATCATACTCCAGAATGAAACGCCTACAGATGTTTACATATTAGTTTCAGGAGCAGTG GAAGAACGGATAATGATTGATGGACGAGAAAAG GTTGAGAAACTACTATCAGGTGGTGACATATTTGGTGAAATAGGAGTTCTCTGCAACATTCCCCAGCCACTTACATTCCGCACGTCCAGAATTTCACAACTATTAAGGCTTAACACAACAGTGCTCAAAAACATTATTCAGGAAAACAAACACGACAAGGAAATTATAATGAACAATCTTTACCAG AAAATGAACTCAGATCAAAGGTTCTCTACTGACACGATGGAGGTATGTGAAGAGACGCTCGATCAACACTTTGGGGAGTACAACGGATGTTTTGCATCCAATCAGGTCAACATAAACAATGAATCAAAAGCGGGAGAAACAATAAGACTGGCTTGCAGTGAAGAACATTGTAAAGAACTAAATGAATCAGACAGACATGGAACAATTCACAGTACTACGGAACAGGGTTTCTTTAATACAAACATTGATTTTCCTGATAAAGGTGAAAGTATGGAAAATCATGTTGCTACAAGTCAGATTACGGACAAACGGAAGGCAGATGAGCATGAACATACATCGACCGACAACTGCATGACAGGATATAGGGGGGCTCGAGATAGGTTCAAAATCATATGCAAAAACACAATATTAGGGCAGACAAAAATCACAGATAAAATGCTTACATGCTCAGTTGCTGGAGAACTCCAGGAGATCACTGATACATGCACAGAAGCTGGTTCTGTGGTTTCAGAAAGAAAAAGAGTGACAATTCATATGCATCCACAACAGAACAAAAGCTTAGCAGTACCATATGCAAAAGTCATAAATCTACCAGAATCTCTGGATCAACTTTTCGGCATAGCTC GTGAGAAGTTTCCGGGTTATTGTCATGTGAAGCTGTTCAATCAAGATTTTGCTGAAATTGACGATATAACAGTAATTCGAGATGGTGACCAGTTGTTTCTTATGGAAGTTTGA
- the LOC109787216 gene encoding uncharacterized protein: MAQAIEAQREGAEVYHGAALCAEKAVELLAETNMPLGLLPLADIQEVGYNRASGFVWLRQKKALTHTFKQIGRQVSYATEVTAFVEDRKMKRMTGVKSKELLIWITLCDMYIDKDDPSKITFKTPTGLGRTFPVSAFGKEDCKEAAVAK, translated from the coding sequence ATGGCGCAGGCGATCGAGGCTCAGAGGGAGGGCGCGGAGGTGTACCACGGGGCGGCGCTGTGCGCGGAGAAGGCGGTGGAGCTGCTGGCCGAGACCAACATGCCGCTGGGCCTGCTGCCGCTGGCGGACATCCAGGAGGTGGGCTACAACCGCGCCAGTGGCTTCGTCTGGCTGCGCCAGAAGAAGGCGCTCACGCACACCTTCAAGCAGATCGGGAGGCAGGTCTCGTACGCCACCGAGGTGACGGCCTTCGTCGAGGACCGCAAGATGAAGCGCATGACCGGGGTCAAGAGCAAGGAGCTTCTCATCTGGATCACCCTCTGCGACATGTACATCGACAAGGACGACCCCTCCAAGATCACCTTCAAGACGCCCACCGGACTCGGGAGGACCTTCCCCGTCTCCGCCTTCGGGAAAGAGGACTGCAAGGAGGCCGCGGTGGCCAAATAA
- the LOC109787217 gene encoding potassium channel KAT2 isoform X1, with protein sequence MDNISNIFHNDLLPSLGARANQSIKLRKFIISPYDSRYRIWETFLLVLVVYSAWIYPFELAFLRHLSWKLFLVENIVNSFFAIDIILTFFLAYLDHKSYLLVDNPKRIAARYLSSWFILDVCSTIPYQPFGLLFNKHGNGLAYRTLNMLRLWRLRRLSALFARLEKDIRLNYYWIRCTKLISVTLFAIHCSGCFIYLIADTYPDPSRTWIGAAIPNYRSESLWVRYVTAIYWSITTLTTTGYGDLHAENPREMSFCICFMLFNLGLTAYLIGNMTNLVVQGSCRTRNFRDTIHAASRFAARNQLPEQIRDEMLAHICLRYKTEGLKQKETLDSLPKAIRSSIACHLFLPVLEKIYLFDGVSFTCRLQLVTTMEAEYYPPRETIILQNETPTDVYILVSGAVEERIMIDGREKVEKLLSGGDIFGEIGVLCNIPQPLTFRTSRISQLLRLNTTVLKNIIQENKHDKEIIMNNLYQKMNSDQRFSTDTMEVCEETLDQHFGEYNGCFASNQVNINNESKAGETIRLACSEEHCKELNESDRHGTIHSTTEQGFFNTNIDFPDKGESMENHVATSQITDKRKADEHEHTSTDNCMTGYRGARDRFKIICKNTILGQTKITDKMLTCSVAGELQEITDTCTEAGSVVSERKRVTIHMHPQQNKSLAVPYAKVINLPESLDQLFGIAREKFPGYCHVKLFNQDFAEIDDITVIRDGDQLFLMEV encoded by the exons ATGGATAATATTAGCAACATCTTCCACAATGACCTGCTCCCATCTCTAGGAGCAAGAGCAAACCAATCTATCAAGTTGAGAAAATTCATCATTTCTCCCTACGATTCCCGTTACAG GATCTGGGAAACGTTCTTGCTTGTGCTCGTTGTTTATTCAGCATGGATCTACCCGTTTGAGCTAGCATTTCTGAGACATCTCTCGTGGAAGCTTTTCCTAGTTGAGAACATTGTCAACAGCTTCTTCGCAATTGATATTATTCTCACCTTTTTTCTAGCGTATCTCGATCACAAGTCTTATCTTCTAGTGGATAATCCAAAAAGGATTGCAGCTAG ATATCTCTCTTCCTGGTTCATTCTTGACGTCTGTTCCACGATTCCATATCAACCGTTTGGGCTACTCTTTAACAAGCATGGAAATGGCCTTGCCTATAGGACACTTAACATGCTTCGATTATGGCGTCTCCGACGCCTCAGTGCTTTATTTGCCAG GCTTGAAAAGGATATCCGATTGAACTACTACTGGATAAGGTGCACCAAACTAATTTCT GTTACTCTTTTTGCAATACATTGTTCAGGATGTTTCATTTACTTAATAGCTGATACATACCCCGATCCATCAAGAACCTGGATAGGAGCAGCAATACCAAACTACAGATCAGAGAGTCTATGGGTTCGATATGTGACAGCAATTTATTGGTCTATTACAACACTCACAACAACTGGTTATGGCGATTTACATGCGGAGAATCCAAGAGAAATGTCATTTtgcatatgtttcatgctatttAACCTGGGATTGACGGCATACCTCATTGGTAACATGACAAACCTGGTTGTCCAGGGAAGTTGCCGTACCAGGAACTTT AGAGATACCATCCATGCTGCCTCTCGGTTTGCTGCAAGGAATCAGTTACCTGAACAAATTAGGGATGAAATGCTAGCTCATATCTGCCTGAGGTATAAGACAGAAGGGCTGAAACAGAAGGAAACATTGGATAGTCTCCCCAAGGCAATTCGTTCAAGCATAGCGTGCCATTTATTCCTCCCTGTCCTAGAAAAAATATATCTTTTCGATGGTGTTTCCTTTACTTGCAGGCTCCAATTG GTTACCACAATGGAAGCAGAGTACTACCCACCAAGAGAAACTATCATACTCCAGAATGAAACGCCTACAGATGTTTACATATTAGTTTCAGGAGCAGTG GAAGAACGGATAATGATTGATGGACGAGAAAAG GTTGAGAAACTACTATCAGGTGGTGACATATTTGGTGAAATAGGAGTTCTCTGCAACATTCCCCAGCCACTTACATTCCGCACGTCCAGAATTTCACAACTATTAAGGCTTAACACAACAGTGCTCAAAAACATTATTCAGGAAAACAAACACGACAAGGAAATTATAATGAACAATCTTTACCAG AAAATGAACTCAGATCAAAGGTTCTCTACTGACACGATGGAGGTATGTGAAGAGACGCTCGATCAACACTTTGGGGAGTACAACGGATGTTTTGCATCCAATCAGGTCAACATAAACAATGAATCAAAAGCGGGAGAAACAATAAGACTGGCTTGCAGTGAAGAACATTGTAAAGAACTAAATGAATCAGACAGACATGGAACAATTCACAGTACTACGGAACAGGGTTTCTTTAATACAAACATTGATTTTCCTGATAAAGGTGAAAGTATGGAAAATCATGTTGCTACAAGTCAGATTACGGACAAACGGAAGGCAGATGAGCATGAACATACATCGACCGACAACTGCATGACAGGATATAGGGGGGCTCGAGATAGGTTCAAAATCATATGCAAAAACACAATATTAGGGCAGACAAAAATCACAGATAAAATGCTTACATGCTCAGTTGCTGGAGAACTCCAGGAGATCACTGATACATGCACAGAAGCTGGTTCTGTGGTTTCAGAAAGAAAAAGAGTGACAATTCATATGCATCCACAACAGAACAAAAGCTTAGCAGTACCATATGCAAAAGTCATAAATCTACCAGAATCTCTGGATCAACTTTTCGGCATAGCTC GTGAGAAGTTTCCGGGTTATTGTCATGTGAAGCTGTTCAATCAAGATTTTGCTGAAATTGACGATATAACAGTAATTCGAGATGGTGACCAGTTGTTTCTTATGGAAGTTTGA
- the LOC109787217 gene encoding potassium channel KAT2 isoform X3 has protein sequence MDNISNIFHNDLLPSLGARANQSIKLRKFIISPYDSRYRIWETFLLVLVVYSAWIYPFELAFLRHLSWKLFLVENIVNSFFAIDIILTFFLAYLDHKSYLLVDNPKRIAARYLSSWFILDVCSTIPYQPFGLLFNKHGNGLAYRTLNMLRLWRLRRLSALFARLEKDIRLNYYWIRCTKLISVTLFAIHCSGCFIYLIADTYPDPSRTWIGAAIPNYRSESLWVRYVTAIYWSITTLTTTGYGDLHAENPREMSFCICFMLFNLGLTAYLIGNMTNLVVQGSCRTRNFRDTIHAASRFAARNQLPEQIRDEMLAHICLRYKTEGLKQKETLDSLPKAIRSSIACHLFLPVLEKIYLFDGVSFTCRLQLVTTMEAEYYPPRETIILQNETPTDVYILVSGAVEERIMIDGREKVEKLLSGGDIFGEIGVLCNIPQPLTFRTSRISQLLRLNTTVLKNIIQENKHDKEIIMNNLYQVRSFRVIVM, from the exons ATGGATAATATTAGCAACATCTTCCACAATGACCTGCTCCCATCTCTAGGAGCAAGAGCAAACCAATCTATCAAGTTGAGAAAATTCATCATTTCTCCCTACGATTCCCGTTACAG GATCTGGGAAACGTTCTTGCTTGTGCTCGTTGTTTATTCAGCATGGATCTACCCGTTTGAGCTAGCATTTCTGAGACATCTCTCGTGGAAGCTTTTCCTAGTTGAGAACATTGTCAACAGCTTCTTCGCAATTGATATTATTCTCACCTTTTTTCTAGCGTATCTCGATCACAAGTCTTATCTTCTAGTGGATAATCCAAAAAGGATTGCAGCTAG ATATCTCTCTTCCTGGTTCATTCTTGACGTCTGTTCCACGATTCCATATCAACCGTTTGGGCTACTCTTTAACAAGCATGGAAATGGCCTTGCCTATAGGACACTTAACATGCTTCGATTATGGCGTCTCCGACGCCTCAGTGCTTTATTTGCCAG GCTTGAAAAGGATATCCGATTGAACTACTACTGGATAAGGTGCACCAAACTAATTTCT GTTACTCTTTTTGCAATACATTGTTCAGGATGTTTCATTTACTTAATAGCTGATACATACCCCGATCCATCAAGAACCTGGATAGGAGCAGCAATACCAAACTACAGATCAGAGAGTCTATGGGTTCGATATGTGACAGCAATTTATTGGTCTATTACAACACTCACAACAACTGGTTATGGCGATTTACATGCGGAGAATCCAAGAGAAATGTCATTTtgcatatgtttcatgctatttAACCTGGGATTGACGGCATACCTCATTGGTAACATGACAAACCTGGTTGTCCAGGGAAGTTGCCGTACCAGGAACTTT AGAGATACCATCCATGCTGCCTCTCGGTTTGCTGCAAGGAATCAGTTACCTGAACAAATTAGGGATGAAATGCTAGCTCATATCTGCCTGAGGTATAAGACAGAAGGGCTGAAACAGAAGGAAACATTGGATAGTCTCCCCAAGGCAATTCGTTCAAGCATAGCGTGCCATTTATTCCTCCCTGTCCTAGAAAAAATATATCTTTTCGATGGTGTTTCCTTTACTTGCAGGCTCCAATTG GTTACCACAATGGAAGCAGAGTACTACCCACCAAGAGAAACTATCATACTCCAGAATGAAACGCCTACAGATGTTTACATATTAGTTTCAGGAGCAGTG GAAGAACGGATAATGATTGATGGACGAGAAAAG GTTGAGAAACTACTATCAGGTGGTGACATATTTGGTGAAATAGGAGTTCTCTGCAACATTCCCCAGCCACTTACATTCCGCACGTCCAGAATTTCACAACTATTAAGGCTTAACACAACAGTGCTCAAAAACATTATTCAGGAAAACAAACACGACAAGGAAATTATAATGAACAATCTTTACCAG GTGAGAAGTTTCCGGGTTATTGTCATGTGA